The genomic stretch AGGCCACCGTAGGTATAACCGCCAATCACAATCACCCGCTTGCCCTGCAGCTGGTCAAAATGCTCGAGTGGCTCTGTGCCCTCTCGGTACCAGGCACTTAACTGAACCTGGAACGGACTGACCCAGCTTTCCAGCACCTCGCCCTCCAGCCTGGGCACCTCGGTAACCCCGGGCCAGACATCGATGGTTCCGTTGATCAGATAGAGGTAGACCCGGCTCACCGGCAGGTAAATGAAATCCGGCTGGTAGCCGGCCTCCGCAACCACCTTGCGGGTAAGCTCGATAAAGCGGCCAGCCGGCGTGCCATCGGCAGCCTGGTAGCTCAGCGGAGGGAATTCGAGATAGGCCACGCGAAGGGTTTTTTCAGCACCTCCGGCCTGAGCGACCGCTTGTGCCGATACCAGGCAGGCAATGAGCAAAGCCAGTACCCGTGCGGATTGAAAAAGCCCGGGCAAAGGAAAAGCAGACGGGTAGACTGAGAAAATACTGCGCATGGCGTCCGGAAATTTTGGTATGTTCGCGCAAAGATTAACAGACTGGCGCAAATCTGCACTGACACCCCACGCAAAAAAAACCGGACAGATTGTCAAATATGGTTAATTACCATGTACAGGCCGACCCCGCTCATCACCACCGTGTAGGGGAACGCCATGACAACCATCCTGCCATAGGACAGCCGCACCAGAGGCGCCACGGCGGACGTCAGCAGGAACAGGAACGCAGCCTGGCCATTGGGTGTCGCCACGCTGGGCAGATTGGTGCCGGTGTTGATGGCCACCGCCAGATCGCGGAAATGCTCGACACTGATGGCCCCGGCATCCAGCGCCTGCTTGACCTCGCTGATGTAAACCGTCGCCACGAACACGTTATCGCTGATCATCGAGAGAAAACCGTTGGCGATGAAGAACATGCCCGGCTGCTGGCTGGCCGGTAATGACAGCACGTAATCGATGATCGGTTTGAACAGATGCTGATCGTGAATCACCGCCACCACCGCGAAGAACACTACCAGCAGGGAGGTAAACGGCAGGGATTCCTGAAAGGCCTTGCCAATCTGGTGCTCGTCGGTGATGCCGGTAAACGAGGTAATCAGGATGATCACCAGCAGGCCGATCAGGCCGACCTCGGCCAGATGAAACGCCAGCCCCGCCACCAGAATCAGTGCAGCGGCGGCCTGAACCCACAGGGCTGCCTGGTCTGCCTTGGTCCGCTTGGCGCGTTCGTTGTCGGCAAACTCCTCGAGCACCCGGCGAACGGGTTTTGGCAGCCGCCCGCCATAGCCAAACCAGCGCAGCTTTTCCAGAGCCCAGCAGGTAAACAGCCCGGCCACCAGCACTGGCAGGCTGACCGGCGCCATGCTCATGAAGAAACCGGCGAAATCCCAGCCCACCACCTTGGCAATCAGCAAATTCTGGGGCTCGCCGACCATCGTGGTGACACCACCCAGCGCGGTTCCCACGGCGCCATGCATCAGCAGGCTGCGCAGGAAGGCCCGGAAATTCTCAAGGTCTTCCCGGTGCAGCTCGATCACCTCTTCGTCGCTGCTGGTGTTGTGGTCGGCATGCTGGTAGCCCTTGCCGGACGCCACCTTGTGATACACCGAAAAGAAGCCGACGGCCACGGAAATGATCACCGCAGTAACGGTCAACGCATCGAGAAAAGCCGACAAAAGCGCGGCCGCGCTGCAGAACAGCAGCGACAACGCTGACTTGGATCGAACGCCGACCAGAATCTGGGTAAAGGTAACCAGCAGCAACTCCTTCATGAAGTAGATACCAGCCACCATGAACATCAGCAACAGGATAACCGGGAAGTTGGTGAGCACTTCCAGGTAGACAGCCTCCGGCGAGGTCAAGCCGATGAGCAGGGCCTCTACCGCCAGCAGGCCACCGGGCAACAGCGGGTAGCATTTAAGCGCCATGGCCAGGGTGAAAATGAATTCCGCGATCAGCAGCCAGCCCGCAGTTCCGGACCCGAGGGTGTACATGACAATCGGATTGACGGCGAGAAATAACAGGATGACCTGTTTGTACCAGACGGGTGCCTTGCCGAGGAAGTTATGGGTAAAGCCGGAGATAACGGTAGTTGGCATTGCGGACTTCTTCTGAAAAACGGTTTATTGGAATTGTGTGGCAGAAGGCCCGCCTCTTCCTTGATATTTGTGTACCGGAATCTGATTCGACGGTACGTTTCCTGACCCTGATTGGCCCTGATAATAGCAAGAAGACGAGAAAAAATCGGCCACGCCGTATTTTCAGGTGATGTTACGCAATTAGAATGGCCAGAGCGACCGCAGGTTAATTGACGTCCGGCACCCTGCGGTCGCTTTGGCGAAAGCCGTCACCATTCCGGTCAGAAGAAGGCCTGGATTCCAGTCTGCGCACGGCCGAGGATCAGGGCGTGAACGTCGTGGGTGCCCTCGTAGGTGTTGACCACCTCCAGGTTCACCAGATGCCGCGCCACGCCGAATTCGTCGCTGATCCCGTTACCACCGAGCATGTCCCGGGCCAGGCGGGCGGGCACTGTCGCGCACCATGCGTTCCTCTTCGGTCAGCTGCTGGTCCAGCAACAGCGGGTCTTCCCAGTTGAAACTTGCTTGGTTGGCCATGTCGGTTGCCTCCGTTTGTTGATCTTGTGTTGATAGTGGACTGTCAGGCCCCTGCTGTGAAGTCTGCAAGAGGGCCAGATGAAGGCCACGCCCTACGGCTTTTCAAGCAACATGTTGCTGTATTTCATAACCATCTCCACTAATAGGAAATTTCTTATTCCTGTTTTTATAACTTTAAAAGAAATTACCTGAAGTGCTCATTGCGATTCAAAAATAGTATACCCAAATATTTTTTAAGGAAACATGTTGCTATATTATTTTAAGAAGGCGTATGTTGAAACTGACAAGGCAACGACCTGCTTTTGCGGTCAGGCCACCCAACAAAAACAAACCGGACACAACAGGTGAATCAGATGGATACAGGCATCACTCTCAATCCGGAACGCCGTGCCGCCATGGTGGAAAGCGGCGCATGGAACGACCTACTCATCACCGATTATCTTGACCAGGCTGTAGCCAACAGCCCGGACCGGGCGGCCATTGTTGGCTATCAGGTAACCGGCGATACCCGCACCGCACTGACATACCGGGAGCTCAATACAACCGTTACCCGCATGGCCGCCGGACTGGCCGGCCTGGGTATCGGAAAAGGCGATGTGGTGGCCTGCCAGTTGCCGAACTGGTGGCAAACCACCGCCCTGCACCTGGCCTGCATGCGCATCGGCGCCATCCTGAACCCGCTCATGCCGATCTTCCGGGAGCGGGAACTGCGCTTCATGTTGGGGCACGGTGAGGCAAGGCTGCTGGTGGTCCCCAAGGTGTTCCGCAATTTCGACTACGAAGCCATGGTGGATGGCATCCGCCCGGAATTGCCGAGACTGGAAACCGTGCTGGTAATCGGCGGTGAAGGTGAGCGCAGTTTCGAACGGCGTCTGCTGGAGACGCCCTGGGAAGAGCAAACGGACACGGAGGCGTTGTTTGCCGAACGCAAGCCCGGTCCCGACGAGGTGATCCAGATTCTTTACACTTCTGGCACCACCGGTGAGCCCAAGGGTGTCATGCATTCCTCCAACACTCTGTTCTCCAACGTGCGGCCCTACGCCGACCGACTGCACCTGACGGCCGACGACAAGGTACTGATGGCGTCGCCCGTTGCCCATCAGACCGGCTTCCTCTACGGCATCATGATGCCCATCTACCTGGGAACCACGGCCATCCTGCAGGACATCTGGGATGCCGATTTTGTGTGCAAGGTCATCGCCGCAGAACAGACGGCCTTCACCATGGCCTCCACCCCGTTCCTGGCCGACCTGGTGAAAACCGCACCAAAACACCAGGGCGATCTCGACTCGCTGCGCATCTTCGTCTCTGCCGGTGCCCCCATTCCCAGCGCCGTGGTGGAACAGGCAAGCAAGACCCTGAAAGCCAAAATTGTCTCTGCCTGGGGCATGACCGAGAACGGCGCCGTAACCATGACCTGCCCGGAAGATCCAGCCGAGCGCGCCAGCCAGTCAGATGGCAAGGCGCTGCCCTACATGGAACTCCGGATCACCGACTTCAAGGGCAACGAACTCCCCGCCGGCGAAGAGGGCAACCTGCTGGTTCGGGGCGCGAGCCTGTTCCTCGGTTACCTCAAGCGCCCGGAACTCTATGGCGTGGATGACGATGGCTGGTTCAGCACAGGCGACCTGGCGCGCATGGACAAGGACGGCTACATCCGCATCACCGGCCGCACCAAGGATGTAGTGATCCGCGGTGGCGAGAACATCCCCGTGGTTGAGGTAGAGAACCTGCTCTACAAGTTCCCCGGCATTGCCGATGTGGCTTTGGTGGGTTGCCCGGACGAGCGCCTGGGTGAGCGCCTGTGCGCCTATGTCACCCTCGACGAGAACGCCACCGACCTGACCCTTGACGAGCTCAAGAGCTACCTGACCAAACAGCAGCTTTCCAAGAGCTACCTGCCGGAATACCTGGAAGTGATCGAGGCCATGCCCCGCACCGCCTCCGGCAAGATCCAGAAATTCAAACTGCGGGAACAGGCGAAAGAAGTGCGCCTGGAACCGGCCAAACGCGCCTGACCCGACCCATTACTCTGAGCAACAGGAGAACAACCCATGAAAGGCCTTAACGGAAAAACAGTCATTGTTACCGGTGGTGGTGGCGGCATCGGCCGCGCGGTATCCCGGCGCTTTGCCGAGGAAGGCAGCCTGGTTGCCGTCCTGGACCGTGACGAAGCCACAGCCCAGGCCACGGTGGATCTGATCACCGAGGCAGGTGGCAAGGCCAAAGCCTACGCCGCCGACATCACCGATTACGCGGCCATTACCGAGACGGTGGCGGCCATCGAAAACGATCTGGGCGTGCCCACGGTGCTGGTGAACAACGCCGGCTTCGACCGCTTCATGCCGTTCCTGAAAACCGAGCCCAAGCTCTGGGATCAGCTGATTGCGGTGAATCTCACCGGTGCCCTGAACATGCACCACGTGGTGTTGCCAAAGATGATCGCCGCCGGTGGTGGCAAGGTCATCAACGTGGCCTCCGACGCGGCCCGGGTGGGCTCCTCCGGCGAATCCGTCTACGCCGCCTGCAAGGCCGGCCTGGTGGGCTTCAGCAAGACCGTGGCACGGGAACTGGCCACCAAGAACGTGTGCCTGAACGTGGTCTGCCCCGGACCCACCGACACCGCGCTGCTCAAGGGCGTGGCGGAAACCGCGCCGAACCCGGAGAAGCTGCTGGAAGCCTTCCGTAACGCCGTGCCGATGAAGCGCCTGGCCCAGCCGGAAGACTACCCCGGCATCATCGCCCTGCTCGCCAGTGACGACGCCAACTTCATTACCGGCCAGGTGATCAGTGTGTCCGGCGGCCTGACCATGGCTGGCTAAGCGGCCCTTTCCACACATCAAGACAACGAATCAGGAGCACGCATCATGAACTACGAAGACATTCTCTACGACGAAACCAACGGTGTCGCCACCATTACCATCAATCGCCCGGACCGTTACAACGCCTTCCGCGGCCAGACCTGCATGGAACTGCTGGACGCCTTCAACCGCGCCGGCTGGAACAAGGACATCGGCGTGATCGTGTTCACCGGTGCCGGCGACAAGGCGTTCTGCACCGGTGGTGACCAGGGCGCCCACGAAGGCCAGTACGACGGCCGCGGCCTGATCGGCCTGCCGGTGGAAGAGCTCCAGCGCACCATCCGCGAAGTCCCCAAGCCGGTGATCGCCCGGGTCAACGGCTTCGCCATCGGCGGCGGCCACGTTCTGCACGTGATCTGCGATCTGAGCATTGCCTCGGAAACCGCCATCTTCGGCCAGGTCGGCCCGAAAGTCGGCTCGGTGGATCCCGGCTTCGGCACCGCCTACCTGGCGCGGGTCGTCGGTGAGAAGCGCGCCCGGGAAATCTGGTACCTGTGCCGCAAGTACAGCGCACAGCAGGCGCTGGAGTGGGGCCTGGTGAACGCCGTGGTGCCGCCGGAGCAGCTGGACGAGGAAGTGCAGAAGTGGTGCGAGGAAATCCTTGAGAAGAGCCCCACCGCTCTCACCATCGCCAAGCGCTCGTTCAATGCCGACAGCGACAACATTGCCGGCATCGGTGCACTCGGCATGCAGGCCCTCAGCCTGTACTACGACACCGACGAGTCAAAGGAGGGCGTGAAAGCCTTCAAGGAAAAACGCAAGCCGGACTTCCGGAAATTCTACAAGTAAGCGAATCGCCCCGGCGGCCCCATGCCGCCGGGTCACCGACAACGCCCGGAGAACACCATGAATTTCGCATTTAACGAAGAACAGAACGCGATTCGCGACGTTGTGGCCCGCTTCAGCGCCGAGGTGCTGGCTCCGGGCTACCGCAAGCGGGATCAGGAAGGTGTCATCGAAAAGGATGTCATCCGCCAGCTCGGCGAGATGGGGCTGCTTGGTGGTGAACTGCCGGAAGAATTCGGTGGCAGTGGCATGGACTGTGTCACCAGTGGCCTGATCATCGAGGAAATCTCCAAAGGCGATTTCAACGTTGGCTACATTCCGCTGCTGACCTCCCTGAACGGCCAGATCATTGCCAGCCACGCCGCGCCGGACCTGGCGAAGGAGTGGCTGCACGGCATGACCACCGGCCAGAAAGTGGCCTGCATCGCCCTGACCGAGCCCCACGGCGGTTCCGACGCCGCCAACCTGCGCCTGAAGGCGGAGAAGAAGGACGACGTTTACGTGCTCAACGGCGAGAAAACCTCCATCTCCATGGCCGACCAGGCCGACGTGGCGGTAGTCTTCGCCCGCACCGGCACGGTCGAGCAGCGGGCTTCCGGCATCAGCGCTTTCCTGGTGCCGATGAACAGTCCGGGCATCACCACCACCCGGTTTGAAGACAACGGCCAGCGCGCCATTGGCCGTGGCTCCATCTTCTTCGACAACGTGGAAGTACCTGCCCACAACATGATGGGCGACGAGGGCAAAGGCTTCAAACAGGTGATGCAGGGCTTCGACTACAGCCGCGCCCTGATCGGCCTGCAGTGCCTGGCGGTGGCCCAGCAATCCCTGGATGAAACCTGGCAGTGGCTGACCGAGCGCAAAGCCTTCGGCCAGAACCTGTCAGCCTTCCAGGGCCTGACCCATCCGCTGGCCGAATACCAGACCTACGTTCATGCCGCGCGCATGCAGTGTTACCATGCGCTCTGGCTCAAGGACAACAACCTGCCCCACAACGCCGAGGCCGCCATGAACAAATGGTGGGGGCCGAAGCTGGCTTTCGACGTGGTGAAACAGTGCCTGCTGGCCCATGGCCATACCGGCTGGGGCGAGGACCTGCCCTTTGCCCAGCGGTTGCGGGATGTCCTTGGCCTGCAGATTGGCGACGGTACCGCGCAGATCATGAAAAACATCATCGCCCGCGAATACCTGCCCGGGTGAGGCAGCGTGAAACAGGAGAACCAATGATCGTCAACGAATCCGGAGGCATACCCAACCGCCTGTTTTTCCGGCTGTTCCAGACCGGCAACATCCTGCAGCGGCAGGTTCAGAACGAAATGGGCATCAGCGCCGTGCAATGGGCCGTGCTGGGGGCGCTGTCGCGGGAAGGGTTCGAGGAAGGCACCTCCTTCAATCAGCTCAAGGAATACCTGTTCGTCAGTCGGCAGAATCTGGACGGCGTTCTGAAGCGCATGGAGCGGGACGGCCATGTGGTTCGCGTACCCGACCCCAGCGACGGCCGGGCCCGGCTGGTAAAACTGACCGACAGCGGCCAGGTGTTCTGGAACAACCTGCAGGGCACGATTGCGGAATTCTATCAGCAGGCCCTACAGAGTATGAGCTTTGATGACGGGGTCAGCCTGCTGCACCTGCTGAAAAAACTGCAGCAGGACATGACCGCCATTTCCCTGACCTCCGCTTCGGCGGATCTGAACCGGTAAGACACCGACGTCTTCACGTTGCGTTTGGCGCCAAAGTAACAGAACTCCAGGCTGTTGTAGCAGGACGCCACGTAACGCCCACCCAGGCCGGCGGTGTTGCCCTGCCGGTAGGCATCCGATTTTTCAAAGGTTGCGCTCAACCTCTGCCACAACCGCGGCAGGATTGATACCAAAGTGATCATAGAGCTCCCCGGCAGAACCGGAAGCACCGTATCCCGTCATGCCGACAAAGCCGCCCGTGCCCAAGTATCTATCCCAACCAAAACGCAGTGCCGCTTCAACACCCACCCGAACCGTTTCCTGGCCAAGAACTTGCTCGCGATAGCCAGGCTCCTGCTGATCAAACAGTTCCCAGCACGGCATGGAAACCACGGCGGTCGGCAGGCCCTTGCGCTGGAGTTCTTCCCTGGCCGCCAGGGCGACCGAAACCTCTGATCCGGTGGCCAGCAAGGTAACGGCCCGTGCCCCGCCCTCGGCTTCCAGCAGCACATAGGCGCCACGGCTGGAAAGGTTTTCCGCCAACCGGGTGTGACGAACCACGGGCAGTTCCTGCTTGGCAAACACCAGGGTATTGGGTCCTGATTTGTGCTCCAGGGCCAGTTGCCAGCACTCGGCGGTTTCCACGGCATCGGCGGGTCGAAACACCCGCATGTTGGGCATGGCGCGTAGCGCGGCGAGGATCTCCACCGGCTGGTGCGTCGGCCCGTTTTTACCAACGCCGATGGAATCGTGACTGAAGACGTAATTGACCGGAAGCCCCATCAATGCAGACATCCGCATGGCCCCTCGCTGGTAATCGGAAAACGCCAGGTAGGTCACCGACAGTGGGATCGCCCCGCCATGGGCGGCGATGCCGTTGGCCATGGCGCCCATCATGTGCTCACGCACGCCACAGTGGATATAGGAACCGGAGCGATCAGCGGCCGTGAAGGCGCTCAGACTCCGTTTGTGGGAGGTGGGCGCTTCAAGGTCGGCACAGGCCACCAGCCGTTCAGGCAGCACCTCAACCAGCAGATCGTTGATTTCCGCCGAGGCGCTGATGCCCGGCCTGGGCGTGTTCTCCTCGACCACCCGCTGTTTGTAATCGTGCAGGACCGTCTCCCAGCCCTGGGGCAGGTCGCCGGCCAGAATCCGGTCAAAGTAGGCACGCTGTCCTGCGGGCATGGCGTCCAGCCGTTGCTGCCAGGTGGCGTAATCGTCTTCGCTTCGGCGGCCCGATGCCCGCCAGCAGGCCAGTATGTCATCGGGGATGGAAAAGGGAGCGTGGGGCCAGCCGAGGAGCTTCCGGGCCGCCCGCGAATCCTCGGAAGACAGCCGGGCACTGTGGCCGCCACGGGTACCCTGAACCCGTGGTACACCGCAACCAATCACGGTGCGGCAGGCCAGCATCGAGGGCCTCGGATCCTTTTTCGCCTCGGCAATGGCGTCCGAGACGGCCTCAAGATCGTGCCCGTCCAGTTCAATCACATGCCAGTGCGCCGCCCGGAACCGGTCCGCCAAGTTCTCGCTGATGGCGAGGCGGGTGTCGCCATCGTCGGTCATCCGGTTGTCATCCCAGAACAGGATCAGCTTACCCAGTTGCAGGTGGCCCGCCAGCGAAATCATTTCCTGGCCCATGCCTTCCTGCAGGCAGCCATCGCCAACAAAGGCGTAGGTGTGGTGGTCGACAATGTCCGCGCCAAACCGTGCGCCCAGCGAAGCCTCCGTAACGGCCATGCCCAGGGCGTTGCAGATGCCCTGGCCAAGCGGCCCGGTGGTGACTTCAATACCGCTGTCGATATCAAACTCGGGGTGGCCGGCGCAATGGGAGCCCAGTTCCCGGAAGGTCTCGATCTGGTCCAGCCCGATCTTTTCGTAACCGGTGAGATACAACAACGAATACAACAGCATCGAGCCATGCCCGTTGGACAGCACAACCCGATCCCGATCCGGCCAGTGCGGGTCGGCGGGGTTGAATTTCAGGTGCCGGGTAAACAGGGCGGTGGCAATGTCCGCCATGCCCAGCGGCACGCCCTGGTGGCCCTCCTGGGCCTTTACGATGGCATCAATTGAAAGAAATCGGATGGCGTTGGCAAGGCTTTTGGAATCGGGGTTGTTCATCGGTTATTTTCCATTCCGGTGTACCAGGTCGCCGCCAGGTTGCGGGCGGCGAATCGTAGATTCTCTTCGGCGTGCGCCAGGGCCTCTGGCAACGTGGTGGCGCGGCGGACGATGCTGTGGACCGCCACGATGCCCTGGTCAAACAGAGCCTCAGCGCCTTCGTTGACGGCGCCGGCGAGGGCCAGTACCGGAACGCCAGCCGCCTTCGCTCTGCGGCTGACACCCACCGGGGTCTTGCCCCGCATCGTCTGGCCATCCAGGCATCCTTCCCCGGTAATCACCAGATCAGCGCCTTCGAGGTGTCGGTCGAATTCCAGCGTCTCGAGCACAATGTCGATACCCGGGCGCAATTCGGCATTGAAGAAGCCCAGGAAAGCCGCCCCCAGTCCACCGGCGGCGCCGGCGCCAGGGAGATCGACAATCCTTCTGCCAGTGGTGTTAAACGCCACCTCGGCAAACCGTTCCAGACAGCCGTCCAGATAACTCACCATCGCCGGGTCGGCGCCTTTCTGGGGCCCGAAGGTGGCGGACGCCCCGTGTTCGCCAATCAGCGGGTTATCCACGTCGCAGGCAACCCGGAACCGGACCTCGGCCAGTCTGGGGTCAAGCGCGTCAAGATCGATGCGCCGGAGATTGGCAAGGGCGGCGCCGCCAGGTGGCAGCTCCCGGTCATCGGCGTCAAGGAATCGGGCGCCCAGGGCCTGGAGCATGCCGGCCCCGGCATCGTTGGTGGCACTGCCACCGAGGGCAATGACAAACTGCCGGGCGCCCCGATCAAGCGCCTTGGTGATGAGTTCGCCGGTGCCCCGCGTGGTGGTCAGGGAGGCATCCCGTGCCTGCGGGGGTATCAAACACAGCCCCGAGGCTGCCGCGCACTCGATGATGGCCGTGCGGCCATCCGCCAGCATGGCCCACCTGGCCTGGACCGGGTCTCCAAGTGGCCCGGTGGCGGTTTCACAGAACCATTCGCCAGCACGGGCGGAGACCAGGGCCTCGGCGGTCCCCTCTCCGCCATCACCTGCCGGCAGTTCCACCAGGTCGGCCAACGGCACAACCGCCCGAAAGCCTTCGGCGATGGCCCTGGCCGCTTGCCGGGCCGTGAGGCTTTCCTTGAATGAATCCGGGGCAATCAGAATTTTCATAGGAGGTCGCTCAGACGAGGTCACGACGCTTGGCATGAACCACCGTGCGCACCGGTTCATCCCCCAGAAAGGCCTCAATGCTGTCCACGACCTGTTGCCAGAGGGACTGCATGGCCTCCTCACTGGCCCAGGCAACGTGCGGTGTCAGAATGACATTGGGGCGATCCAGGATGGTCAGCAGGGGGTTGTCATCCGCAGGCGGCTCTTGGGTCAGGACATCGAAGCCGGCACCGGCAATCAGTCCTTCGTCCAGGGCCGTCACCAGGTCCGCCTCGTTGACCAGACCACCCCGGCCGGTATTGATGACCAGGGGCCTGCGCTTCATTTTTCGGAATTCCGGCAGGGCAATCAGGTCCCGGGTGGTGTCGGTCAGCGGGGCATGCAGGGTGATGATATCGGCCGTTTCCAGCACCTCATCGAACGGGGTATAAGACCCATCGCGGACCCGCTCGCCCTTGCGGCCGGCGTACAGGGGTATCATGCCGAACGCTTCCGCCAGCTTGGCCACGCTCCGGCCCAGGGTACCGGCGCCGATTATGCCGATCCTCGAGCCGCGCAGGTCGCGGATCGGGTGGTTGAAGAAACAGAACTGGCCAGACGCCTGCCACTGGCCATCCATCACATCCTGACGGTAGCCAACCAGGGAGCGACGAAGCGCCAGGATCAGGGCCATGGTGTGTTCGGGCACGGTGTTCACCGCATAGCCCCGGACATTGGAGACAGTGATGCCCAGCTCGGCACAGGCCGCGGTATCGATGACGTCGTAACCGGTGGCCGCCACGGTGATGAACCTCAGATCCGGCAACTGTTCCAGGGTGGCACGCCGTAGCGGCACCTTGTTGGTAATGGCGACCTGGGCGCCCTGGAGCCGCTCGACCACCTGGTCTTCGGCGGTGGCGTCGTAGCATACCCAGTCGTGGTCGCCCCGGGGGCGGTTCAGGTTGACGCTGGGTCCGATGGTTTCGCGATCCAGAAATACAATGCGTGTCATGATCGTCGTCCCTTG from Marinobacter subterrani encodes the following:
- the nhaB gene encoding sodium/proton antiporter NhaB; the protein is MPTTVISGFTHNFLGKAPVWYKQVILLFLAVNPIVMYTLGSGTAGWLLIAEFIFTLAMALKCYPLLPGGLLAVEALLIGLTSPEAVYLEVLTNFPVILLLMFMVAGIYFMKELLLVTFTQILVGVRSKSALSLLFCSAAALLSAFLDALTVTAVIISVAVGFFSVYHKVASGKGYQHADHNTSSDEEVIELHREDLENFRAFLRSLLMHGAVGTALGGVTTMVGEPQNLLIAKVVGWDFAGFFMSMAPVSLPVLVAGLFTCWALEKLRWFGYGGRLPKPVRRVLEEFADNERAKRTKADQAALWVQAAAALILVAGLAFHLAEVGLIGLLVIILITSFTGITDEHQIGKAFQESLPFTSLLVVFFAVVAVIHDQHLFKPIIDYVLSLPASQQPGMFFIANGFLSMISDNVFVATVYISEVKQALDAGAISVEHFRDLAVAINTGTNLPSVATPNGQAAFLFLLTSAVAPLVRLSYGRMVVMAFPYTVVMSGVGLYMVINHI
- the aliB gene encoding cyclohexanecarboxyl-CoA dehydrogenase, translated to MNFAFNEEQNAIRDVVARFSAEVLAPGYRKRDQEGVIEKDVIRQLGEMGLLGGELPEEFGGSGMDCVTSGLIIEEISKGDFNVGYIPLLTSLNGQIIASHAAPDLAKEWLHGMTTGQKVACIALTEPHGGSDAANLRLKAEKKDDVYVLNGEKTSISMADQADVAVVFARTGTVEQRASGISAFLVPMNSPGITTTRFEDNGQRAIGRGSIFFDNVEVPAHNMMGDEGKGFKQVMQGFDYSRALIGLQCLAVAQQSLDETWQWLTERKAFGQNLSAFQGLTHPLAEYQTYVHAARMQCYHALWLKDNNLPHNAEAAMNKWWGPKLAFDVVKQCLLAHGHTGWGEDLPFAQRLRDVLGLQIGDGTAQIMKNIIAREYLPG
- a CDS encoding substrate-binding periplasmic protein, which encodes MRSIFSVYPSAFPLPGLFQSARVLALLIACLVSAQAVAQAGGAEKTLRVAYLEFPPLSYQAADGTPAGRFIELTRKVVAEAGYQPDFIYLPVSRVYLYLINGTIDVWPGVTEVPRLEGEVLESWVSPFQVQLSAWYREGTEPLEHFDQLQGKRVIVIGGYTYGGLLGWLERKPGIRLTEAPNHRSAVDMLKRNRGDYLLDYQAPVQEILNGGANNIVHESKVRTRNTAWLFSLANPRAAILRNEFDDAYLRLVEKGEVPPVRELTGGYVIPGFPEHLR
- a CDS encoding enoyl-CoA hydratase-related protein — encoded protein: MNYEDILYDETNGVATITINRPDRYNAFRGQTCMELLDAFNRAGWNKDIGVIVFTGAGDKAFCTGGDQGAHEGQYDGRGLIGLPVEELQRTIREVPKPVIARVNGFAIGGGHVLHVICDLSIASETAIFGQVGPKVGSVDPGFGTAYLARVVGEKRAREIWYLCRKYSAQQALEWGLVNAVVPPEQLDEEVQKWCEEILEKSPTALTIAKRSFNADSDNIAGIGALGMQALSLYYDTDESKEGVKAFKEKRKPDFRKFYK
- a CDS encoding AMP-binding protein; this encodes MDTGITLNPERRAAMVESGAWNDLLITDYLDQAVANSPDRAAIVGYQVTGDTRTALTYRELNTTVTRMAAGLAGLGIGKGDVVACQLPNWWQTTALHLACMRIGAILNPLMPIFRERELRFMLGHGEARLLVVPKVFRNFDYEAMVDGIRPELPRLETVLVIGGEGERSFERRLLETPWEEQTDTEALFAERKPGPDEVIQILYTSGTTGEPKGVMHSSNTLFSNVRPYADRLHLTADDKVLMASPVAHQTGFLYGIMMPIYLGTTAILQDIWDADFVCKVIAAEQTAFTMASTPFLADLVKTAPKHQGDLDSLRIFVSAGAPIPSAVVEQASKTLKAKIVSAWGMTENGAVTMTCPEDPAERASQSDGKALPYMELRITDFKGNELPAGEEGNLLVRGASLFLGYLKRPELYGVDDDGWFSTGDLARMDKDGYIRITGRTKDVVIRGGENIPVVEVENLLYKFPGIADVALVGCPDERLGERLCAYVTLDENATDLTLDELKSYLTKQQLSKSYLPEYLEVIEAMPRTASGKIQKFKLREQAKEVRLEPAKRA
- the tkt gene encoding transketolase, which produces MNNPDSKSLANAIRFLSIDAIVKAQEGHQGVPLGMADIATALFTRHLKFNPADPHWPDRDRVVLSNGHGSMLLYSLLYLTGYEKIGLDQIETFRELGSHCAGHPEFDIDSGIEVTTGPLGQGICNALGMAVTEASLGARFGADIVDHHTYAFVGDGCLQEGMGQEMISLAGHLQLGKLILFWDDNRMTDDGDTRLAISENLADRFRAAHWHVIELDGHDLEAVSDAIAEAKKDPRPSMLACRTVIGCGVPRVQGTRGGHSARLSSEDSRAARKLLGWPHAPFSIPDDILACWRASGRRSEDDYATWQQRLDAMPAGQRAYFDRILAGDLPQGWETVLHDYKQRVVEENTPRPGISASAEINDLLVEVLPERLVACADLEAPTSHKRSLSAFTAADRSGSYIHCGVREHMMGAMANGIAAHGGAIPLSVTYLAFSDYQRGAMRMSALMGLPVNYVFSHDSIGVGKNGPTHQPVEILAALRAMPNMRVFRPADAVETAECWQLALEHKSGPNTLVFAKQELPVVRHTRLAENLSSRGAYVLLEAEGGARAVTLLATGSEVSVALAAREELQRKGLPTAVVSMPCWELFDQQEPGYREQVLGQETVRVGVEAALRFGWDRYLGTGGFVGMTGYGASGSAGELYDHFGINPAAVVAEVERNL
- a CDS encoding MarR family winged helix-turn-helix transcriptional regulator, which encodes MIVNESGGIPNRLFFRLFQTGNILQRQVQNEMGISAVQWAVLGALSREGFEEGTSFNQLKEYLFVSRQNLDGVLKRMERDGHVVRVPDPSDGRARLVKLTDSGQVFWNNLQGTIAEFYQQALQSMSFDDGVSLLHLLKKLQQDMTAISLTSASADLNR
- a CDS encoding SDR family NAD(P)-dependent oxidoreductase yields the protein MKGLNGKTVIVTGGGGGIGRAVSRRFAEEGSLVAVLDRDEATAQATVDLITEAGGKAKAYAADITDYAAITETVAAIENDLGVPTVLVNNAGFDRFMPFLKTEPKLWDQLIAVNLTGALNMHHVVLPKMIAAGGGKVINVASDAARVGSSGESVYAACKAGLVGFSKTVARELATKNVCLNVVCPGPTDTALLKGVAETAPNPEKLLEAFRNAVPMKRLAQPEDYPGIIALLASDDANFITGQVISVSGGLTMAG